A segment of the uncultured Desulfobulbus sp. genome:
CTGTATGGCAACCGCTGGTGGTGCTGCCGCCATATCGTCAAGGACCCAGGTCTTAATCTCAGGATTGGCATCGGGACGAAACATGGTGCTGACAAACTCACGGCTTTCTTCCTGAAAATTATCGAGCATGGGGGCAAGCATCGCCTCCGCTTCCTGACGGTTCAAAGAATATTCAACATTTTCAAGGGAATCCACCCCAATGATTCCCAGCACTTTCTCCGGCATCATGTGAGCAGTAAGGCCAACAATTTCTCCACCCATGGAATGACCGATAAGAATATTGGTGGAGCTGCCAACCGCATCGACAACAGCGGCAACATCGTCTGCAAACGCACGAATGGAGTAGCAACTCCGCGTCATGCCAGAATGACCATGACCAGCAAGATCAAGGACAACCACCCGATAGTTTTGCGCAAACTGGCTTACCTGATTGTGCCAGTAGCGCGAATCTCCGTTCCAGCCGTGAACGAAAACAAGTGTGGGCTCACCAGCTCCGTACACCTGGTAGGAAATGGGAGTATTATCTTGAGAGTAGGTAATTTGGGGTAACTGCATAGAGGCCAAAGCCGGTAAAGCCAGCAAGAGCAGCAGTACTCCTATTGATACCGCATACAACAGCTTCCACCCTATTGCGCCTTGAATCTGTGTAGTTTTGTTCATCGTACACTCCTTTGGTAGAGAATGATGAATGGGCTATTTTTGCATCTTGTTAAAAAACTGAATCAGGAACTTGAATCGGTCAACGCCAATCGAATTCCAAGGCCTATAAAAATCGACCCCAGGAGACGGTCGAGCCACTGCGACATTTTAGGATGGTGGCGAAAGTAGCCTGTGGTGCGGGCAGCAGCCAGCACAAACGATGCATCGACCACAACGGCCACAACAATCACCAACAACCCCAGAATCAGAAGCTGCATGGAGACCGAGCCATGCCCCGGCCGAACAAACTGAGGTAAAAAGGCCATAAAAAAAATTGCCACCTTGGGATTGAGCACATCGATAAATACACCCTGGCGAAAGGCCTGCCAGGGACGCAGCGTTTTGGGAGATTTTCCCAGCATATCGAAACGGGTACCCCCCGAACGCAGGGCTGAAATTCCCAGATAGAGCAGATAGCAGGCTCCTGCATATTTAACCAGGCTAAAGGCCACGGCCGAGGTGGCCAGCAGAGCGGAAAGGCCAAAAGCTGCCGCCGCCACATGCACCAGGGCGCCGGTTGAAACACCAGCAGCTGAGGCCAAACCGACTTTTTTTCCCTGGGCGACAGTACGTGAAAGCACGAAGAGCAGATCCGGACCTGGGGCAATATTCAACGCAAATGCTGCGGAAAAAAACACACACCAGTAACTTATATCATTCATCATTGGCCTCGATCTTCTCTTTTGGTTGCTCTGTCGGTTTTAGAGCACGAATTGTTTGTACATTGGGCTCATAGCGGCTGCCATAGGTAACTTCAACCTCGTATCGTGGCAGCTGGATCGACCCATTTTTCTTTTTTTCGCCTCGCAAAATACGCTCAAGCTGACGCCGTTGCCCTAAGGAAAGATGTATTTTTGCCGGCTGTAACCCTTCAATATGCCCACGCGCCCAATAACGCTTATTCTCACGCTGATAGTAGAGCCGAATCAGGCCACGAGTGATAATATAGCGTTCTGGGTCTTTATACGATGACACTAATTCTTTGGGATCGAGCCCGGCATCTACGACAAAAAGCCGGGATAATTCTTCCTTTTCTTTACGGATACGTTTTCGCGCCTGGTAGCGGTCTGTTGGCGAGGATGTTTCACCAGAGGGGTCGTGCTGTTGTCCCTCCAGCTCAGCCAGATCGCGCTCGGCCCGACGTATGGCTTCGTGGTAGGCAGGACCGTTGAACTCTACAACCAGGTAGACCTCACGTGCGCCTCCTTGGTTGAACAGTGTATCGCCTACGGGCTTCCCATCGACAAAAACAAAGCCCAACTCTTCGAGTTTTTTTCCTCGCAGCCACGAAGGAGAGCTGCTCGTACCTCGTCTACCTCGCCCCCCTAGACTTCGCCAGTTGATGCGTAGGTCTACACCGCTGTTTTCCAAGGCCAACCACTTCACCTTGGTGAGTTCGCGCTCACTGAGCCACATATGGGACACAGGTTCGCTCGTGCGGTTTTCGGCTACGCCGGAAAGCATCGCCCAGTTGACCACGGCCAACAGGGCAAAAGCAACAGCAAAAATAATGCGGGTGATAAAGGCTCGACTCATAGGGCAGCCTCCGCTTTACGACGTACCGAAACCATGCGCAAACGCTTGAGCACCACCAGCATCAACAAGGCTGTCAGGCCAATCAGTAAAAAAAACTGGTATTTGGGTAACCAGTCCCACCACCAATCATAGAACTTGGTATAAAGAAAAAGGGTGAAAAAAGTATTGGCAGTGTTGACCATCTCAGGCCAACCAAACAAGATACCAAGTGCAATCATTGCTCCGGCAATAATAAAACCAACCACCTGATAGAACATTTCGATCAGATCCACCCCGTAATCGACATAACTTGCCTGCCCATAATTAGCGAGAATCAGTACCGGTAAGAAAAAGAGCAACAGGGCAAACACTCGGTACAAAGCTGCAAATTTGGGATACCAGCGATGGGGAATAAGCGAGATTACAAACAGTCCGAGTGCCACCGGAAAAAAATTCTCTGGCCGCTCACCAAAAGAGACCCAATAACTCCCGCACCAGGTGGCGGTTTGAGCTGAGAGAAATCCAGCAAAACTTAGAATACCCATACTTTGCATGAACCGGCTCTGGACAGCATAGGCCAAAAGAAAAGCCAATCCAGACCAGATCAGCATGGCCAAAGGGCTGGGTGTCACATTAAAAATCTGCCCCAGCATGGAAAGATTCAAAACAAAACAGACAAAGGTGATCAGCGCAAACAGCTTGGCGAAATATCCTGATTTTTCCAGCCAGGCCGTAAGCATGGTCAGCACCAGTGCCACAAAGGGCATGGATACCAGCATAGTCACCTGAGTTTTAAGCGTAAGGAATCCCCAGTACTGGTAATAAAAGAAAAAAACAGAGGCGGCCAACCCCATGGCACCAATTGAGGAGGTTATCCCCATCCCGAGGCTGAGTTGCTTTTGCCGATTGGTAGTATCGATATCAAACCCTGCCGAGAGCTTGCTCAATAAACGCCTGTGGTAGCGACGCACCCCCTGTTCTTGAAGTGGTTCCAGGGTCAACACCTGTTCTTTACGCAGGATTTCAAGCTCTGCACGAAAGGCGTCTATCTGATCTGCGCGTTGCTGTGCCTCTGTTTTATTTCCTATCTGCATGCACTCTCCTTGTGCAGGACAAAACGGACCCCATGGGGGCTCAGCCCCACCGAGTTGGGTACTTACCCCTTTAAGAAACGTTGAAATGCCTGAGAGATATCTTTAATTTGTTGCGGACAGACCGCATGTTCCATGGGGTAGGTACGATACTCAAAGGTATAGTTGTGCCCTTTGAGAAACTCTGCAGCACGAAGGCTCAGAGCTTGGGGGACCACCGGATCATACACACCGTGATGAATTTCTATGGGAATCTCCTCATTGGCAGCACTTAAGGCAATGGAATCGCTGGTAGCAAAGTAGGTCGACATGGCGATCAGCCCTCCCAGGGGTTTGGCATGACTCAAAGCAACCTGATAGGCAACAGCACCTCCCTGGGAAAAACCAGCCAGAATGATCCGGCGGCTGTCAATGCCGCGCTCAAGCTCTCGGTCGATAAATTTGTTAATGGCATCAGCCGAGATCAGGAGCTGGGCCGCATCCACCTTGCGATCGATATCCATCACCAGGATGTCAAACCAGGCAGGCATGACAAAGCCGTTATTGACCGTCACCGCCCGGGAGGGAGCATGGGGAAAGATAAATCGAATGCCCAGCTCAGGAGGTAGATTCAGCTCGGGAACAATAGGGGCAAAATCGGATCCATCGGCTCCAAGACCATGAAGCCAGATGATTGCCGCATCCGGATTGGAGCGTGTTTCGTGTTCAATAGCAGGTAAAAGAGTCATAAAAACCTCCGTACACGTGAGGGAGAGGAAGAGAAACGGGCCATCAAACCTTGAATCCGCAATCAAAACCCACTATAGCATGACATCTTTCAAATGCCTAGTAATGCAGATAAAAACAATAGCTCAAGGCTCAAGCGTATACCCTACCCCATAGACGAAACGTATTCAGTTGCCAGGTGATGAAAGCTGCCCTAGCCAGCCTGTTTTTGTGATAATTAAGTGCACCAATATCTGCCAGAGATAATTGGTAAAGGTCATCACCTAAACGGTTAAGATACGGTATTTCCCCATGCAAAACTTCTATGGTCTTTGTATTGAGAGGACGTAGACCGTCTGCACGGATTCTACCTGCCCCTGCAGCACGGTATGTGGTGTGCGCAACTCGCGGGACATATTTACCACACACAACGCAGTGAACAGCAATCTTTGGGGCTGCTCAGTCATACAATGACCAAAGAAGGTTAACTTCATCCGTGGACCCGAGGGAACAGCTGCCTGCTGCCTCCCAGGCAAACTCACATCCTCACCTGTTAAGGAAATGACAATGTTCTCACTTGCATCAACATTGAAAACAACTCTCGCCCTGCTCGTTTTTACAGGCATCACTTCGCTGGCCAGCGCCAACGAAATAGGGCTACCACCGGAAGGAAATGGGCTTCTTCATGGCCCCCCCACCAGAATTTTACCAGGCTTGCAAAGATAAGGCAGCCGGGGATAAGGTCACCTTGAAAACACCACACGGTGACACCATAGAAGCCGCGTGTGAGGTCAAGGACAGTCGCCTGGTTGCCCATCCACTCAATCCGCCGCCTAAACCTCCGGAACGCCAGTAAACGCTGAGAACTCGATGGAGCCCTGGCCCGGCCAGGAAGCCCTTGGGGCTCCACAACGATGCTCCAAGCATAGGCGCACGCGTTGCTCGTAAGACATCACTGTGTTGAACAACCTATTTTGGTACTCAACTGCTGTCCCCCACAACGGGATCCCTTGGTCGCCACCAGCGATCCCCGCTCAGCAGAAACACGTTGGTTGTTTGTGAGGAACGCCCCCCAACATGGCCGAACACGCTGCTGCACTTTGGTGGTCAACAGAAAAAAACGTATCGTTCCCCCTAGGCAGAACGGCTATTCTGTCCTAGAGTATTGATGTTTTGCTAAATTCTGCCTGAATATGTAAATCTATGCTCCGGATCTGACGAGCTTTCTTTACTCATCATTGGGCCAGTTCGTGCTGACCGTTTCTCTTTAATGCAGGTTCATGTCCAAGGCAGGGCATGCCTGTTTTCAATACCACTTTAGGCTTATGCAGACCTTGAAAAAAAAATCACACTGGCGCTGGCTTCTTCCCCTTACCCTAGTGGTTCTGATCGGTAGTGCCGCATACTGGTTTTTCACCAGGGACACAGCACAGACCGGGACGATGACCGCACCGGTTATACGGGGCAATATCGAGACCACGGTCCTGGCTTCGGGAGAGATTGAGGCCAGCAACCTGGTCAGTGTGGGAGCACAGGTTTCGGGACAGCTCAAATCACTTAAAGTTGAGCTGGGTGACCGGGTCAAAACCGGTGAGCTGGTTGCGGAGATCGACAGCCTCCCCCAGCAAAATACCCTGCGCAATAAAAAGGCTGCGCTCAGCGCCGTCCAGGCAGAAAAAAAGGCCAAGCTGGCTTCGCTTACCCTGGCTGAACTCAGCTTCAAACGGCAAAAAAAGATGCTGCGAGGCGATGCCTCTTCAAAAGAAGATTATGAGACGGCTGAGGCCAATCTCAAAGTGCTCAAGGCAGAAATCGAGTCGCTCGATGCCCAGATAGAACAAGCGCGTATTGCTGTAGATACGGCAGAGATTGATCTCGGATACACCAAGATCACCTCCCCCATCAACGGCGTTGTTGTGGCCATTGTCACCAAAGAAGGTCAGACCGTGAACGCCAACCAGACCACCCCCACCATCATCAAGGTCGCTAACCTGGAACGTATTACCGTCAAGGTTGAGATCTCCGAGGCGGATGTGGTCAAGGTCCAGCCGGGACAGCGGGTCTACTTCACCATTCTTGGTGAACCGGACAATCAAATTTCCACCACGCTCAAATACATCGAGCCCGCACCGGAATCCATTGCAGACACCAGTTCCAGTTCCTCAAGTTCCTCCTCCAGTTCATCCAGTGTGGCCATTTATTACATGGGCGTCCTAGAAGTCCCTAACCCTGAGGGTAAGCTGCGCATCTCCATGACCACGCAAGTGAATATTGTTTTGGCTGAAGCCAAGGATGTGCTGGTCATTCCCTCTGCCGCCCTGGGGATGAAGAACCGTCAGGGAAAATACCTGGTCAAAATCAGCGACGGGCCGGAAACAATCCATGAGCAATGGGTGAGCATCGGCCTCAACAACAATGTACAGGCGGAAGTGCTGGACGGCCTCAAAGAGGGGCAACAGGTCGTCATCGGTGATACACTCAGCACCACCACCTCCTCCTCAACGGGCAGGCGCAGACACGGTCCTCCCCCAGGGATGTTGTAATGAGTACTGCAAACATCCCGCTTATTGAACTGACCGATGTCTGCCGGGATTATCCCTCGGGCGATGAGCAACTCACAGTCCTGGATGCCATCAACCTGCGTATTGAATCCGGGGAGATGGTCGCCATTGTGGGCACTTCGGGCTCAGGCAAATCCACCTTGATGAATATCATCGGTTGTCTGGATCGGCCGAGCCGAGGCACTTATCGGGTCAATGGCCAGGAAACCGGAGCGCTGGAGCCGGATGAGCTGGCCTATCTGCGGCGAGAGTATTTTGGTTTTATTTTTCAGCGCTACCATCTTCTGGGTAATCTGAATGCCCTGGCCAACGTCGAAATACCTGCTATTTATGCAGGTATGGACAGCCACTCTCGCCTGGATCGCGCAGCAAAGCTTCTCGCACGGCTTAATATGGCAGATCGGCTGGAGCATGTACCGGGTCAACTCTCAGGTGGGCAGCAACAGCGGGTCTCCATCGCCCGGGCACTGATGAACGGCGGCTCCGTTATCCTGGCCGATGAGCCCACCGGCGCCCTTGACTCCAAAAGCGGCAAAGAGGTCATCAACGTTCTCAAGGAGCTGAACCGGGATGGGCATACGGTCATACTGGTCACCCACGATATGCAGGTGGCGCAACATGCCCGGCGTATCATTGAGTTACGCGACGGGGTCATTACAGATGATAGAACCGTTAGGTCAAACCACAGCCAGACCACCATGCCTGTCAAGCAGGACCATCCCCTCTCTGCCTGGCGTGCCCAGTGGGATCGATTCACAGAGGCCTTTCGCATGGCCGTGCTGGCTATGACCTCGCACCGGTTGCGCACCCTGCTCACCATGCTCGGCATTATTATAGGCATTGCCTCGGTGGTGTCGGTGGTGGCACTGGGCCAGGGATCCAGGCAGCGAATCTTAAAAGATATCAGCTCGATGGGCACCAACACCATCAACATCTATCCAGGCAAGGATTTTGGCGACATGCGCTCGGGCAAGGTGCAGACCTTGATCCCACGCGATGCCGAGGCCCTGGCCCAACAACCCTATGTGGATACAGTGACGCCACGGGTGAGCACCTCGGTGACGCTGATCTACCGGAACATCAGCGTTACAGCTCAGGTCCAGGGTGTGGGGGAAGATTACTTTCGCGTTAAAGGAGTTGAGATCGCCCAGGGCCAACGATTCGACCGCACCAGCGTACGGGCAACCGCTCAGGATGTGGTTATAGACGACAATACCCGCAGCGCCCTCTTCAGCAACTCTTCAGAGCCGATTCTTGGCCAGGTGATTATGCTGGGCACCATGCCCTGTCGCATCATCGGGGTGACCAAGAAACAGGACAGTAATTTTGGCGACAGCGATAGCCTTAACGTCTGGGTTCCTTACACCACGGCCATGACCCGCCTGACCGGGGACCAATTTCTCAAATCGATTATTGTTCGAGTAGCGGATAATGTCAGCACCAATGTTGCTGAGCAGAGTGTGGTCAAACTCTTAAGCCAACGCCACGGAACCAAGGATTTTTTTGTGTCCAACCTGGATGCTATCCGCCAGACCATTGAAAAAACCACTCAGACCATGACCCTGCTCATCTCCTCCATAGCCCTGATTTCCCTTGTGGTCGGCGGCATCGGCGTAATGAACATCATGTTGGTCTCCGTGACCGAGCGCACCCAGGAAATCGGCGTACGTATGGCGGTGGGAGCGCGGCACTCGGATATTATGCAGCAATTTCTCATTGAGGCGGTGTTGGTCTGTTTGCTTGGAGGCTTGTTGGGGGTCAGCCTGGCCTTGGGGGTTGGACTTGCGGTCAAGCTCTCAGGCAGCAGCTTTCAGATGGTCTACTCAACCACGGCCATTGTTTCCGCCTTTCTCTGTTCCACCTTTATCGGCGTGCTCTTTGGATTTCTTCCTGCCCGCAATGCCGCCAAGCTTGATCCGGTGGTAGCGTTGGCGCGGGAGTAATCCGTGACGACGGATGGTTACTGACAGATAAAGACTGGTCGTAAAAATATATGATTACCAACAAAGCTCAGCTGAGCGTCAATGGAATCACCAAAAAAATTTTAAGAACCTGTTCATGTTGGGGTTCGTGCCTCACCGCCAACCTACCTGACTTCTGGAATGCAGGGTAGGTTGGTGGTGACGAAGGAACCCCAACACGGGGCATCAGCTCTCGCTGCAGAAGACCAAGCTGACGTTCGATGGTAATCATATAAAAAAAATCCGGCCAGCACGACCTTGTTCCCTCACTTATTACATCACCTGTTGTTTCGGTATCCGATAATATTATGAAAAGACTGTCTGCAACCCTATCTCTGCTTACCTGCACAGGCCTGCTTCTTGGCGGCTGTGGCCTTAAGACACCCTACACCCGCCCGGATCTGGATATCCCAACCACCTGGAGCCAATCCCTGCAAGT
Coding sequences within it:
- a CDS encoding alpha/beta hydrolase, with the translated sequence MNKTTQIQGAIGWKLLYAVSIGVLLLLLALPALASMQLPQITYSQDNTPISYQVYGAGEPTLVFVHGWNGDSRYWHNQVSQFAQNYRVVVLDLAGHGHSGMTRSCYSIRAFADDVAAVVDAVGSSTNILIGHSMGGEIVGLTAHMMPEKVLGIIGVDSLENVEYSLNRQEAEAMLAPMLDNFQEESREFVSTMFRPDANPEIKTWVLDDMAAAPPAVAIQTLEGYLFEYVRGTVAKIFDGVHVPVVCVNGDMWPIDYEANRRHIGNFEAIVVPGGDHFMMLDNANAFNKALKEAIHKVMRKAADIK
- a CDS encoding LysE family translocator, whose protein sequence is MMNDISYWCVFFSAAFALNIAPGPDLLFVLSRTVAQGKKVGLASAAGVSTGALVHVAAAAFGLSALLATSAVAFSLVKYAGACYLLYLGISALRSGGTRFDMLGKSPKTLRPWQAFRQGVFIDVLNPKVAIFFMAFLPQFVRPGHGSVSMQLLILGLLVIVVAVVVDASFVLAAARTTGYFRHHPKMSQWLDRLLGSIFIGLGIRLALTDSSS
- a CDS encoding alpha/beta fold hydrolase, giving the protein MTLLPAIEHETRSNPDAAIIWLHGLGADGSDFAPIVPELNLPPELGIRFIFPHAPSRAVTVNNGFVMPAWFDILVMDIDRKVDAAQLLISADAINKFIDRELERGIDSRRIILAGFSQGGAVAYQVALSHAKPLGGLIAMSTYFATSDSIALSAANEEIPIEIHHGVYDPVVPQALSLRAAEFLKGHNYTFEYRTYPMEHAVCPQQIKDISQAFQRFLKG
- a CDS encoding DUF4824 family protein, which translates into the protein MSRAFITRIIFAVAFALLAVVNWAMLSGVAENRTSEPVSHMWLSERELTKVKWLALENSGVDLRINWRSLGGRGRRGTSSSPSWLRGKKLEELGFVFVDGKPVGDTLFNQGGAREVYLVVEFNGPAYHEAIRRAERDLAELEGQQHDPSGETSSPTDRYQARKRIRKEKEELSRLFVVDAGLDPKELVSSYKDPERYIITRGLIRLYYQRENKRYWARGHIEGLQPAKIHLSLGQRRQLERILRGEKKKNGSIQLPRYEVEVTYGSRYEPNVQTIRALKPTEQPKEKIEANDE
- a CDS encoding DUF2157 domain-containing protein; the encoded protein is MQIGNKTEAQQRADQIDAFRAELEILRKEQVLTLEPLQEQGVRRYHRRLLSKLSAGFDIDTTNRQKQLSLGMGITSSIGAMGLAASVFFFYYQYWGFLTLKTQVTMLVSMPFVALVLTMLTAWLEKSGYFAKLFALITFVCFVLNLSMLGQIFNVTPSPLAMLIWSGLAFLLAYAVQSRFMQSMGILSFAGFLSAQTATWCGSYWVSFGERPENFFPVALGLFVISLIPHRWYPKFAALYRVFALLLFFLPVLILANYGQASYVDYGVDLIEMFYQVVGFIIAGAMIALGILFGWPEMVNTANTFFTLFLYTKFYDWWWDWLPKYQFFLLIGLTALLMLVVLKRLRMVSVRRKAEAAL
- a CDS encoding MacB family efflux pump subunit, with product MSTANIPLIELTDVCRDYPSGDEQLTVLDAINLRIESGEMVAIVGTSGSGKSTLMNIIGCLDRPSRGTYRVNGQETGALEPDELAYLRREYFGFIFQRYHLLGNLNALANVEIPAIYAGMDSHSRLDRAAKLLARLNMADRLEHVPGQLSGGQQQRVSIARALMNGGSVILADEPTGALDSKSGKEVINVLKELNRDGHTVILVTHDMQVAQHARRIIELRDGVITDDRTVRSNHSQTTMPVKQDHPLSAWRAQWDRFTEAFRMAVLAMTSHRLRTLLTMLGIIIGIASVVSVVALGQGSRQRILKDISSMGTNTINIYPGKDFGDMRSGKVQTLIPRDAEALAQQPYVDTVTPRVSTSVTLIYRNISVTAQVQGVGEDYFRVKGVEIAQGQRFDRTSVRATAQDVVIDDNTRSALFSNSSEPILGQVIMLGTMPCRIIGVTKKQDSNFGDSDSLNVWVPYTTAMTRLTGDQFLKSIIVRVADNVSTNVAEQSVVKLLSQRHGTKDFFVSNLDAIRQTIEKTTQTMTLLISSIALISLVVGGIGVMNIMLVSVTERTQEIGVRMAVGARHSDIMQQFLIEAVLVCLLGGLLGVSLALGVGLAVKLSGSSFQMVYSTTAIVSAFLCSTFIGVLFGFLPARNAAKLDPVVALARE
- a CDS encoding efflux RND transporter periplasmic adaptor subunit: MQTLKKKSHWRWLLPLTLVVLIGSAAYWFFTRDTAQTGTMTAPVIRGNIETTVLASGEIEASNLVSVGAQVSGQLKSLKVELGDRVKTGELVAEIDSLPQQNTLRNKKAALSAVQAEKKAKLASLTLAELSFKRQKKMLRGDASSKEDYETAEANLKVLKAEIESLDAQIEQARIAVDTAEIDLGYTKITSPINGVVVAIVTKEGQTVNANQTTPTIIKVANLERITVKVEISEADVVKVQPGQRVYFTILGEPDNQISTTLKYIEPAPESIADTSSSSSSSSSSSSSVAIYYMGVLEVPNPEGKLRISMTTQVNIVLAEAKDVLVIPSAALGMKNRQGKYLVKISDGPETIHEQWVSIGLNNNVQAEVLDGLKEGQQVVIGDTLSTTTSSSTGRRRHGPPPGML